Proteins found in one Bremerella volcania genomic segment:
- a CDS encoding glycosyltransferase family 4 protein codes for MNVTDTAGHNIGFVGTRFAGTDGVSLEAAKWAKVLWDYKHVSYWYGGKMDTDPDITSLVPHAYFGHPDIQWINRRIFGTTTRDPEVTRRIFALAEYLKHTLYEFTRRFNIEVMIVQNALCIPMNVPLGVAITMFIAETGFPTIAHHHDFYWERDRFSVNGINDILSMAFPPTLPSIQHVTINLPGQADLSHRKGQSSILVPNVLDFEDPPVNDDYPHSFKQDIGLTPDDIVILQPTRVVPRKGIEHAISLVNSLNNPKYKLVVTHESGDEGDEYMHALQEMAERQNVDLRFVADRVGEERRIDREGRKIYTLGDCYAAADFISYPSLYEGFGNALIEAFYFKKPVLVNRYSIFVTDIEPKGFKVVTMDGYLTKDVVTQVRNLMEDEAYRQEVVEHNFELGKRFFSYSVLKRKLRALVTNFTGMDDL; via the coding sequence ATGAACGTAACTGATACCGCAGGGCATAACATTGGTTTCGTAGGAACACGTTTTGCCGGGACCGATGGCGTTTCGTTAGAAGCGGCCAAATGGGCCAAAGTCCTTTGGGACTACAAGCATGTCAGCTACTGGTACGGCGGGAAGATGGACACCGATCCCGACATCACCAGCCTGGTCCCCCATGCCTATTTTGGTCATCCCGACATACAATGGATTAATCGGCGTATCTTCGGCACGACCACTCGTGATCCGGAAGTTACGCGGCGGATATTCGCACTGGCCGAATATCTCAAACATACGCTGTACGAATTCACGCGTCGCTTCAACATCGAGGTGATGATCGTGCAAAATGCGCTTTGCATTCCGATGAATGTTCCTCTGGGCGTGGCGATCACCATGTTCATTGCCGAGACGGGCTTCCCCACCATCGCGCACCACCACGACTTTTACTGGGAACGCGATCGGTTCTCGGTCAACGGGATCAACGACATCCTCAGCATGGCGTTCCCGCCTACGTTACCCTCGATTCAACACGTCACGATCAACTTGCCAGGCCAGGCCGATCTCTCGCACCGCAAGGGGCAATCGTCGATCCTGGTTCCCAACGTTCTCGATTTCGAGGACCCACCGGTCAACGACGACTACCCGCACAGCTTCAAGCAGGATATCGGTCTGACGCCGGATGATATCGTCATCCTTCAGCCCACCCGCGTGGTGCCGCGCAAGGGGATCGAGCATGCGATCTCGCTGGTCAATTCGCTGAACAACCCTAAGTACAAGCTGGTGGTGACCCACGAGTCTGGCGACGAAGGGGACGAGTATATGCATGCCCTGCAAGAGATGGCCGAACGACAAAACGTCGACCTGCGCTTCGTGGCCGACCGCGTGGGGGAAGAGCGTCGCATCGATCGCGAAGGTCGCAAGATTTACACGCTCGGCGATTGCTACGCAGCCGCCGACTTCATCAGTTACCCAAGCCTGTATGAAGGGTTTGGCAATGCATTGATCGAAGCGTTTTACTTCAAGAAGCCAGTCCTGGTGAATCGTTACTCGATCTTCGTCACCGATATCGAGCCCAAGGGCTTCAAGGTCGTGACGATGGATGGGTATCTGACCAAGGACGTCGTCACCCAGGTTCGTAACCTGATGGAAGACGAAGCTTACCGCCAGGAAGTAGTCGAACACAACTTCGAACTGGGCAAACGCTTCTTTAGCTACTCCGTACTCAAACGAAAACTGCGAGCCCTGGTGACCAATTTCACGGGTATGGATGATTTGTAA
- a CDS encoding alpha-amylase family glycosyl hydrolase encodes MIGTSEQHDTLKQHLTRMYGEPVATDVLPRLVDLLESYTTKIPEPKRTGWDETDIVLITYADQVYGPEKTPLAILKDFLVHHGYQKLLNTVHLLPFFPYTSDDGFSVVDYYQVDPHSGTWDDLHSLAEEFNLAFDMVANHCSQKSEWFQKYLQGEKPYDEFFIDVDPNTDLSQVVRPRALPLLSPYPSSTGEKHVWTTFSADQVDLNYGSPEVLLAMTDVLLFYVQNGARVIRLDAIAFLWKTIGTSCLHLDETHEAVKLWRTVTEIVAPHVLLLTETNVPHAENISYFGLADEAHMVYQFSLPPLLFDAYLNEDATTLNKWMETLYDIPAGTTYFNFTASHDGIGVRPLEGLVSQERLDKLVQATRDRGGLVGMRTMPDGSQKPYELNITYVDALGEPEGFGPEHHAVRFLASQAIMLAMKGIPGIYFHSLVGTQNHFGGVEESGIPRRINRRKYERLELENQISSHETLQNRIFHGYQNLIAKRIEQSAFHPDGPSEVFPTGHPAILGFKRTSPNRDQTILVLANLSDKLQGLPLSDPKLRPLTYDLISDQYVVESHGITLDPYQIVWLSEPDD; translated from the coding sequence ATGATCGGCACGTCAGAACAACACGATACGCTCAAGCAGCACCTCACCCGCATGTATGGCGAGCCTGTTGCCACCGATGTTCTGCCGCGTCTGGTTGACTTGCTCGAGTCGTACACGACCAAGATCCCTGAGCCCAAGCGAACCGGTTGGGACGAGACCGACATCGTCTTGATCACTTACGCCGACCAGGTTTACGGCCCCGAAAAAACCCCGCTGGCCATCTTAAAGGACTTCCTGGTCCATCACGGCTATCAAAAGCTGCTCAATACGGTTCACCTGCTGCCCTTCTTTCCGTATACGTCGGACGATGGCTTCTCGGTGGTCGACTACTACCAGGTTGATCCCCACTCCGGAACGTGGGACGACCTGCACTCGCTGGCCGAAGAGTTCAACCTGGCCTTCGACATGGTCGCCAATCACTGTTCGCAAAAGAGCGAGTGGTTCCAGAAATACCTGCAAGGCGAGAAGCCGTACGACGAGTTCTTTATCGACGTCGATCCAAATACCGACCTCAGCCAGGTCGTACGGCCGCGAGCGTTGCCGCTGCTTTCCCCTTACCCGTCCTCGACCGGGGAGAAGCACGTCTGGACGACGTTCAGCGCCGACCAGGTCGACCTGAACTACGGCAGCCCGGAAGTCCTTCTGGCGATGACCGACGTGCTGCTGTTTTACGTGCAGAATGGGGCCCGCGTGATTCGCCTGGATGCGATCGCGTTTCTATGGAAGACCATCGGCACGAGCTGTTTGCACCTGGACGAAACCCACGAGGCGGTCAAGCTGTGGCGCACCGTCACCGAGATCGTCGCCCCACACGTGCTGCTGTTGACCGAAACCAACGTACCGCACGCCGAGAACATCAGTTACTTCGGTTTGGCGGACGAAGCGCACATGGTCTATCAGTTCAGCTTGCCGCCGCTGCTGTTCGATGCGTATCTGAATGAAGACGCCACCACGCTGAATAAGTGGATGGAGACGCTGTACGATATCCCCGCCGGCACCACCTACTTCAACTTCACCGCCTCGCACGATGGCATTGGCGTGCGTCCGCTGGAAGGGCTTGTTTCGCAAGAACGTCTCGACAAACTAGTGCAGGCCACTCGCGATCGAGGAGGCCTCGTCGGCATGCGGACGATGCCTGACGGATCGCAAAAACCGTACGAATTGAATATCACTTACGTCGACGCGCTAGGTGAACCGGAGGGCTTTGGTCCCGAACATCACGCCGTGCGTTTCCTCGCATCGCAGGCGATCATGCTGGCCATGAAGGGAATTCCCGGTATCTATTTCCACAGCCTGGTCGGCACCCAGAATCACTTTGGCGGCGTCGAAGAGAGTGGCATCCCACGGCGGATCAATCGTCGCAAGTACGAGCGACTCGAACTCGAGAACCAGATTAGTTCGCACGAGACGCTGCAGAACCGGATCTTCCATGGCTATCAAAACCTGATCGCCAAGCGGATCGAACAGTCGGCGTTTCATCCCGACGGACCAAGCGAAGTCTTCCCGACCGGCCATCCGGCGATCCTCGGATTCAAGCGAACTTCGCCCAATCGCGATCAAACCATTCTCGTTCTGGCGAACCTTTCCGACAAGCTGCAAGGGCTTCCCCTGAGCGACCCCAAGTTACGGCCGCTGACCTACGACTTGATCAGCGATCAATACGTCGTAGAGTCGCACGGCATCACGCTTGATCCGTATCAGATCGTTTGGCTTTCCGAGCCTGACGACTAG
- a CDS encoding glycosyltransferase family protein, translated as MSDFIQQGPISTLHDFGTLGAEQLERTLEDATSEYPMGLILPVTASDMRAPAFSAIMDELEGTKFLKTVVVVLNRAPDVEDYRECRRLTSKLGNVCRVLWNDGPRGQAAFQQLTDAGFNVSVPGKGRAVWTAFGYLLADPDIKAMALHDCDIVNYHRDMLMRLCLPMAHPGFDFDFCKAYYARVTDRMHGRVVRLLVTPLLRSLIRVLGNDDFLVFLNSFRYPLSGEFAVTSTLVRANRIPSDWGLEVGTLAEVFRNTAPKRICQIDLGHPYEHKHQPISLEDANRGLMKMTADILHSIYRTLSSRGIVFSMGMFNTLESAYLRDAQDAIRQYHADAVINGLNFDRHTEEHSVEGFARMITQCGQEFFENPIMAHEMPTWTRVRSAIPDFPHTLRRSVEADSAEYA; from the coding sequence TTGTCCGACTTTATCCAGCAAGGCCCTATCTCGACACTGCACGACTTCGGCACGCTCGGAGCCGAACAGTTGGAACGTACGCTCGAAGACGCCACCAGCGAATACCCGATGGGGCTCATCCTGCCGGTTACCGCCAGCGACATGCGTGCCCCTGCGTTCTCGGCCATCATGGATGAACTCGAAGGAACGAAGTTCCTCAAGACGGTCGTCGTGGTGCTGAACCGGGCCCCTGACGTCGAAGATTACCGCGAGTGCCGCCGGCTCACGTCCAAGCTGGGAAACGTGTGCCGCGTGCTTTGGAACGACGGCCCGCGCGGACAGGCGGCATTTCAACAGCTAACCGACGCGGGCTTCAACGTCTCGGTTCCCGGCAAGGGACGGGCGGTCTGGACGGCGTTCGGCTACCTGCTGGCCGACCCCGACATCAAAGCGATGGCTCTGCATGACTGCGACATCGTGAACTATCACCGCGACATGCTCATGCGGCTCTGCTTGCCGATGGCCCACCCCGGCTTCGACTTCGACTTCTGCAAGGCCTACTATGCCCGCGTCACCGACCGCATGCATGGCCGCGTGGTTCGCTTGTTGGTGACGCCGCTTCTGCGATCACTGATTCGCGTGCTGGGCAACGACGACTTCCTGGTCTTCTTGAACAGCTTCCGTTACCCGCTCTCAGGCGAGTTCGCCGTGACCTCCACGCTCGTCCGCGCCAATCGTATTCCCAGCGACTGGGGCCTGGAAGTAGGCACCCTGGCGGAAGTCTTTCGCAACACGGCCCCCAAACGAATCTGCCAGATCGACCTGGGACATCCGTACGAACACAAGCACCAGCCGATCTCGCTGGAAGATGCCAATCGCGGCCTGATGAAGATGACCGCGGACATCTTGCACAGCATTTACCGTACGCTGTCGAGCCGTGGCATCGTCTTCAGCATGGGGATGTTCAACACGCTGGAATCTGCTTACCTGCGTGATGCCCAGGACGCAATTCGTCAGTACCATGCCGATGCCGTGATCAACGGTCTGAACTTCGATCGCCACACCGAAGAGCACTCCGTTGAAGGCTTTGCCCGCATGATCACCCAGTGCGGACAAGAATTCTTCGAGAACCCAATCATGGCCCATGAGATGCCTACCTGGACCCGCGTGCGAAGCGCGATCCCCGACTTCCCGCATACGCTGCGGCGTTCGGTGGAAGCGGATTCGGCGGAATATGCTTAG
- a CDS encoding 3-keto-disaccharide hydrolase: MLKRLAAGALVCLMLSAIATAAEGEWKSLMDGKSFDGWKISENPDSWKIEDGAFVAKGDRSHLFYVGEDKPFKNFEFKAKVKTDKNSNGGIYFHTKFQDTGWPKYGFEAQVNNTHRDPKKTGGIYSVKDVMNNSPAKDGEWFDYYIKVDGKHIVTKINGQVAADYTEPEDAQPGKDFTRVLDKGTFALQAHDPGSTVWFKDIQVRRLDD, encoded by the coding sequence ATGTTGAAGCGTTTGGCCGCAGGTGCCCTGGTTTGTTTGATGTTGTCCGCTATTGCTACCGCCGCCGAAGGCGAGTGGAAGTCGCTGATGGACGGCAAGTCGTTCGACGGTTGGAAAATCAGCGAAAACCCTGATTCGTGGAAGATCGAAGACGGCGCGTTCGTCGCCAAGGGCGATCGCAGCCACCTGTTCTATGTCGGCGAAGACAAGCCGTTCAAGAACTTTGAATTCAAGGCCAAGGTTAAGACCGACAAGAACAGCAACGGCGGGATCTACTTCCACACCAAGTTCCAAGACACCGGCTGGCCGAAGTACGGCTTCGAAGCTCAGGTTAACAACACCCACCGCGACCCCAAGAAGACCGGTGGAATTTACTCGGTCAAGGACGTCATGAACAACTCGCCAGCCAAAGACGGTGAGTGGTTCGACTACTACATCAAGGTCGACGGCAAGCACATCGTCACCAAGATCAACGGTCAAGTCGCCGCCGACTACACCGAGCCAGAAGACGCCCAGCCAGGCAAGGACTTCACCCGCGTTTTGGACAAGGGGACCTTCGCCCTGCAAGCCCACGACCCAGGCAGCACCGTCTGGTTCAAGGATATCCAGGTTCGTCGTCTGGACGACTAG